Within the Nitrospira sp. genome, the region AGGATATACCAACTGTCGTGAATGCGATGCCACTGGCCGGTAGACAAGCCGGCAGACAGCGCGATGAATCCACCGGACAGTCGGGCCGGCACCCAGTTGACCACATCGTCAAGGCGAGCGGAGGCCCAGCCGAAATGTGCATATCGTTCGTCGCGATGCCCGATCATGGAGTCGAGCGTATTCACCGCCTTATACGCCAGCGCCAGCGGCGCGCCACCGAGCGACAGGTAGACCAGCGGGGCAATGATTCCGTCGGAACTGCTTTCGGCAATTGTTTCGACGGTCGCGCGTGCGATCTCTCCTTCCGACAACGTCTCACTGTCGCGGCCCACAATCATCGACACCGCCTTCCGCGCACCGGCCAAATCACCGGCCGCCAAGGCGCCGGTCACCGCCTGAACATGGTCATAGAGATCACGTCCGGCCAGCGTGGTATACGCCAGACCGATGCCGACTGCCTGCCCAAGGATCGGATTCACCGTTGCAGCCTGGGCGATCACCCAAGTCGCGGCGCCGTAGACTGCCGCAGGAAGGCCGAGCGCCAGACCGGCGCCGGCGATGTGTAGTGCCTGTTCACTGCGGCAGATGTTGCGGATACGACCATCGACCCAACCAATGACCGCGCCCATCCCTTTCACGGGATGAGGCAACCATCGCGGATCTCCCGCCGCCACATCAAGCAGCACCGCCAACAGCAAGTCGACGCCGGTCATCGAGACAGCACCAGCAGAGGAACCAGCAACAGAAACAAAATCTCGATCAGCTCATTGGTGGCACCGAGCAGATCACCGGTCACGCCGCCGAACCATGCGCGACATCCCTGCCGCACCCACAGGATCAAGAGGGCACCCAGTCCCATCGTGGCCAGGGCCGGCCATGCGCCCAAGGCTGCGGTGAGGACCACGGCCACCACCAGAGTCGAGACCAGCACATGCCGCCACGAGAGATTCGTGAGGAATGCCGCCGCCAACCCTCCGTCGCGCCGCGCGTAGGGAGAGGCGCAGGCGACGCACACCATCGCCAAACGACCCACCGCCGGCATACAGAGCAGCACGGGAACACGCCACGCTTGCGGTACCGCCAACAGTCCGGCATAGCGCAACAGGAGGGACAGAAAGAGGCCTGTCGCGCCGAGCGCCCCGACGCTCGGGTCGCGCATGATGCGCAGCCGGTCCTCTACCGTCCTGCCGCCGGCCAATCCATCGATGGTGTCCGCCAGTCCGTCTTGATGGAGTCCGCGCGTCAGCAGCACCAACAGTACGATCACCAGTACGCTCGCCACCTCGACTGTCATCCACCCGCGCAACGCCTGGTCAACAAGCGCGAGAAGCCCGCCGATCATCACCCCGACCGTCGAATACCAGGCCATCGACGCAGCCAATTCATCGGCCGTCGGATCATGATGACGACGGCTGAGCGGGATCGCCGTCAGGAAATGCCAGGCAAACACAAACGGTCTGGTCACAGCCATGGCCTCAGTCACGTTGCGAGACACCGGCTTCATCGAAGGTTGCCATCTCAGTCAGAATCTTGATCGATGCCTGCACCAACCCCATGCCGAGACAGGCCCCCGTCCCTTCACCAAGCCGCAAGTCGAGATCCAGGAGCGCCTTGAGACCCAGATGATCCAGGATCGCCTGGTGTCCTCGTTCGACCGATCGATGCGAGGCGATCAGGTAGTCGCAGCAGAGTGGCTGTATCCCCACGGCGATCAACGCGGCTGCGCCGGCAATGAACCCATCCAACACCACCGGCACTCGTGCCCTTGCCGCACCCAGGATCAGTCCGGCCAAGCCGGCGATCTCCAACCCGCCCACTTTCGCCAGGACGTCGACCGCATCGGCGCGGTCTGGACGATGTCGATCCATGGCCTCCTGAATCACCTGAATCTTATGGGCGCGACCGGCTTCGTCGATGCCGGTGCCGCGTCCGGTCACGTCGGCCACGGACCGACCTGTCATCACGGCCGTGATCGCCGCACTGGGAGTCGTATTGCCGATGCCCATCTCACCGGTACCGATGAGCCCGATGCCTTCTCGAGCGGCCTCAGTCGCCAGATCAAGACCGACCTGCATCGCTTGCACGGCGTCGGTCCGGCTCATGGCCGGTTCTCGCCGGAGATTTCCCGTCCCCTGTCGGACTTTTTTTTGAATGAGCCCCTGTACCGAGCCGAAGTCATACGCGACGCCGATATCCACCACCCGAACTTCGAGGTCGGTATGTCGCGCCAGCACATTCACGCCTGCACCGCCGCGGAGAAAATTCAGTACCATCTGAGGCGTGACCTCACTCGGGTACGCGCTCACCCCTTCCGTCGCTACTCCGTGATCGGCCGCAAACGTAACCACGACACCACGCGGCACGTTCGGTTTTAGCTCTCCCGTGATGGCAGCGTACCGTACGGCCGTTTCTTCCAGCCTCCCCAGGCTGCCGAGAGGTTTGGTCAACCCGTCCAGACGGATTTGAGCCTTCGCAGCACTCTCGCGATCCACCGGCTGAATCTGTCGCACCGCCTCATCGAGCATCATACCTTCACTCCCCTGTTCACTTCAGTCTAAGCGGTTGCCCGGCCATGACGAAATACACTTCGTCGGCTGCAGCGGCGAACTGCTGATTGACGCGACCCGCGATGTCGCGAAACGCGCGCGCGTCCCGGCTCGTGGGCACCAACCCGAACCCCAGTTCGTTGCTCACCAACACGACCCGCGCCGAAGTCCGGCGAATCGCCTGCAGCAGTTCCTCCACACGGCCAGTCATGTCCTGGCCGACCATGCGACGGCCACACAGATTGCTCAACCAGAGGGTCAGACAATCCACGACGATCGTGCGGTATCGCGAGCCATCCGATCGAAACCACTCGGCCAGCGCACGAGGAACCTCCGCCGTGCACCAGTCGGCCGAACGGGTCGCACGGTGCCGCTCGATACGCGCGGTCATTTCGCCGTCAAGTGCCTGCCCGGTCGCCACAAACGCCCGTGGTCCCCCGCGGCCGGCCTTCTCCAACGCCACCTGGCTTTTCCCAGAAGCCGCCCCTCCCAGCACGAGAATGAGACGGGAACGTGAACGTCGGCGCTGCGCCATCGACTTACTTGGCAGCGGCATCGGACTCACGCT harbors:
- the cobU gene encoding bifunctional adenosylcobinamide kinase/adenosylcobinamide-phosphate guanylyltransferase — its product is MPLPSKSMAQRRRSRSRLILVLGGAASGKSQVALEKAGRGGPRAFVATGQALDGEMTARIERHRATRSADWCTAEVPRALAEWFRSDGSRYRTIVVDCLTLWLSNLCGRRMVGQDMTGRVEELLQAIRRTSARVVLVSNELGFGLVPTSRDARAFRDIAGRVNQQFAAAADEVYFVMAGQPLRLK
- the cobS gene encoding adenosylcobinamide-GDP ribazoletransferase, with product MAVTRPFVFAWHFLTAIPLSRRHHDPTADELAASMAWYSTVGVMIGGLLALVDQALRGWMTVEVASVLVIVLLVLLTRGLHQDGLADTIDGLAGGRTVEDRLRIMRDPSVGALGATGLFLSLLLRYAGLLAVPQAWRVPVLLCMPAVGRLAMVCVACASPYARRDGGLAAAFLTNLSWRHVLVSTLVVAVVLTAALGAWPALATMGLGALLILWVRQGCRAWFGGVTGDLLGATNELIEILFLLLVPLLVLSR
- the cobT gene encoding nicotinate-nucleotide--dimethylbenzimidazole phosphoribosyltransferase, which translates into the protein MMLDEAVRQIQPVDRESAAKAQIRLDGLTKPLGSLGRLEETAVRYAAITGELKPNVPRGVVVTFAADHGVATEGVSAYPSEVTPQMVLNFLRGGAGVNVLARHTDLEVRVVDIGVAYDFGSVQGLIQKKVRQGTGNLRREPAMSRTDAVQAMQVGLDLATEAAREGIGLIGTGEMGIGNTTPSAAITAVMTGRSVADVTGRGTGIDEAGRAHKIQVIQEAMDRHRPDRADAVDVLAKVGGLEIAGLAGLILGAARARVPVVLDGFIAGAAALIAVGIQPLCCDYLIASHRSVERGHQAILDHLGLKALLDLDLRLGEGTGACLGMGLVQASIKILTEMATFDEAGVSQRD
- the cobD gene encoding cobalamin biosynthesis protein CobD translates to MTGVDLLLAVLLDVAAGDPRWLPHPVKGMGAVIGWVDGRIRNICRSEQALHIAGAGLALGLPAAVYGAATWVIAQAATVNPILGQAVGIGLAYTTLAGRDLYDHVQAVTGALAAGDLAGARKAVSMIVGRDSETLSEGEIARATVETIAESSSDGIIAPLVYLSLGGAPLALAYKAVNTLDSMIGHRDERYAHFGWASARLDDVVNWVPARLSGGFIALSAGLSTGQWHRIHDSWYILHRDGDKHPSPNSGQPEAAMAGALGVQLGGRNYYDGVPHDGELLGDGPAEVAPEHIRHASRIMLVTYALGLFFALLSLWVA